One Brachyspira pilosicoli P43/6/78 genomic window carries:
- a CDS encoding UvrB/UvrC motif-containing protein, translating into MSCNICGKNLAVLHIKESIGNKKYEMHICEECEKKMNIMEKCIELEFNNLHTIFPESKPVVDIKKKSVKRPKLKDKICPSCGYSLREFKKTGIMSCPQCYENFSKSIAKYVRKIHTYNKHLGRVANKNLTNRDIEEKIKQYEATMDMLIKIENYEEASIIKNKIENLKQTLNIKETLSENKDVRR; encoded by the coding sequence TTGAGTTGTAATATTTGTGGCAAGAATCTTGCCGTTTTACATATAAAAGAATCTATAGGCAATAAAAAATACGAAATGCATATCTGCGAAGAATGCGAAAAAAAAATGAATATAATGGAAAAATGTATAGAGCTTGAATTTAATAACTTGCATACAATATTTCCAGAATCTAAACCAGTCGTTGATATAAAAAAGAAAAGTGTAAAAAGACCTAAACTAAAAGATAAAATATGCCCTTCTTGCGGTTATTCTTTAAGAGAGTTTAAAAAAACAGGTATAATGTCTTGTCCTCAATGTTATGAGAACTTCTCTAAAAGTATAGCTAAATATGTAAGAAAAATACATACTTACAACAAACACTTAGGAAGAGTTGCCAATAAAAATCTTACTAATAGAGATATAGAAGAAAAAATTAAACAATATGAAGCTACTATGGATATGCTCATCAAAATAGAAAACTATGAAGAAGCTTCTATTATTAAAAATAAAATAGAAAACCTTAAACAAACTTTAAATATAAAAGAAACTTTAAGTGAAAATAAAGATGTCCGCAGATAA
- a CDS encoding galactose ABC transporter substrate-binding protein yields the protein MKKISIISSMLIIATIFMVSCGGGTKDNAATSDANGPLIGVTIYRYDDNFMSFYRRNIESKIAGKANLIINDSQNNQAQQNDQVDVMINKDVKALAINLVDPQAAQTIIDKAKAKNIPVVFFNKQPSAQAMASYDKTWYVGTTPEESGDMQGKIVVDAWKADPTLDKNGDGVIQYVLIKGEPGHPDAEARTSHVTMYITNNGLKVEKLEAEQTAMWDTAKAKDIVDAWIQKHGDKIEFIFANNDAMALGALQSIQALGYNTGDKAKYIPIVGVDAIPDMLNEIKKGTILGSVLNDPVGQSQALVDLTLNVAAGKDPVEGTTWTLDEVKAVRVPYVPITADNVTIAEEAYK from the coding sequence ATGAAAAAAATATCCATTATAAGTTCTATGCTTATAATAGCAACAATTTTCATGGTATCTTGCGGCGGCGGCACTAAAGACAATGCAGCAACTTCAGATGCTAATGGTCCACTAATTGGGGTTACAATTTATCGTTATGATGATAACTTCATGTCTTTCTACAGAAGAAACATCGAAAGTAAAATAGCAGGCAAAGCTAATTTGATAATTAACGATTCTCAAAATAACCAAGCTCAACAAAATGACCAAGTAGATGTTATGATAAACAAAGATGTTAAAGCTTTAGCAATTAACTTAGTTGACCCTCAAGCAGCTCAAACTATTATAGACAAAGCTAAAGCTAAAAATATACCAGTAGTATTCTTTAACAAACAGCCTAGTGCTCAAGCTATGGCTAGCTATGATAAAACTTGGTATGTAGGTACTACTCCAGAAGAATCTGGCGATATGCAAGGTAAAATCGTTGTAGATGCTTGGAAAGCAGATCCTACTTTAGATAAAAACGGTGACGGTGTTATACAATACGTATTAATTAAAGGCGAACCAGGCCACCCAGATGCAGAAGCAAGAACTTCTCATGTAACTATGTATATTACTAATAATGGTCTTAAAGTAGAAAAATTAGAGGCAGAACAAACAGCTATGTGGGATACAGCAAAAGCTAAAGATATAGTAGATGCTTGGATACAAAAACATGGCGATAAAATAGAGTTTATTTTTGCTAACAACGACGCTATGGCTTTAGGTGCTTTACAATCTATACAAGCTTTAGGATACAACACAGGCGATAAAGCTAAATATATCCCTATAGTAGGTGTAGATGCTATTCCTGATATGTTAAACGAAATCAAAAAAGGAACAATATTAGGTTCAGTACTTAATGACCCAGTTGGACAATCTCAAGCTCTTGTAGATTTAACATTAAATGTTGCTGCTGGTAAAGACCCAGTAGAAGGTACTACTTGGACTTTAGACGAAGTAAAAGCAGTACGCGTTCCTTATGTTCCTATAACTGCAGATAATGTTACTATAGCTGAAGAAGCTTATAAGTAA
- a CDS encoding sulfide/dihydroorotate dehydrogenase-like FAD/NAD-binding protein, translating into MPKNNGQIKVFMMKVVAPDIAKHRKAGNFIIFRLDELGERVPLTIADADPEAGTITIVTQSIGYSTAKLMELKVGDEIMDVIGPLGQPTHIEKKDGIILGVGGGVGIAPLHPIVQAHHNAGNKVISILGARDKSLIIMEDMMRKVSDELLVCTDNGSYGEKGLVTDMIKKIHDRGEKISEVIAIGPAIMMKFVCKLTKEYNIPTTVSLNPIMIDGTGMCGCCRVLVGTQTKFACVEGPEFDGHLVDFDLLMKRQAMYKKEEHECNLKLAN; encoded by the coding sequence TTGCCAAAGAACAATGGTCAGATTAAGGTTTTTATGATGAAAGTTGTAGCTCCCGATATAGCTAAGCATCGTAAAGCAGGTAATTTTATTATTTTTAGATTAGATGAGTTAGGGGAGAGAGTGCCTCTTACTATAGCTGATGCTGACCCTGAAGCGGGAACAATTACTATAGTAACTCAAAGTATTGGTTATTCTACAGCTAAATTGATGGAACTTAAAGTTGGCGATGAAATAATGGACGTTATAGGACCATTGGGACAGCCTACTCATATTGAAAAGAAAGACGGCATTATACTTGGTGTTGGAGGCGGTGTTGGTATTGCTCCTTTACACCCTATAGTACAAGCCCATCATAATGCTGGTAATAAAGTGATATCTATATTAGGTGCTAGAGATAAATCACTTATCATTATGGAAGACATGATGAGAAAAGTATCTGATGAACTATTAGTTTGTACTGATAATGGAAGTTATGGTGAGAAAGGTTTAGTTACAGATATGATTAAAAAAATACATGATAGGGGCGAGAAAATTTCTGAAGTTATAGCTATTGGTCCTGCTATTATGATGAAATTTGTTTGTAAGCTTACTAAAGAATATAATATTCCTACTACTGTTAGTTTGAATCCTATTATGATTGATGGTACTGGTATGTGCGGATGCTGTAGAGTATTAGTTGGTACTCAAACTAAATTTGCTTGCGTTGAGGGTCCTGAATTTGATGGTCATTTGGTTGATTTTGACTTGCTTATGAAAAGACAGGCTATGTATAAAAAAGAAGAGCATGAATGTAATTTAAAATTGGCTAATTAA
- the mglC gene encoding galactose/methyl galactoside ABC transporter permease MglC, with translation MSDRNSTINKILKFILNNAIFAALLLILIGIIIKEPSFFRLSNFVNIFAQASTRMIIAVGIGTLLVTQGNDLGAGRAVGLAAVVSASLLQSMSNPTRMYPDLPLLPVIVPILLVMVILMIFGFINGFIISKLYVTPFIATLGMQLILYGVTSTYFDRPPYGAQPIGGLDPRFTNLAQGGIKIGGLTISYLIIFAVIITLIMWVIWNKTKLGKNIFAVGGNPEAAAVSGVNIPLTLMIVYTMAGALYGIAGSLEVARVGSATNNLGNGYELDAIAACVVGGVSFSGGIGSILGIVSGVLIFQVINYGMTFVGISPYMQYIIKGAIIIAAVAVDTQKYLKKV, from the coding sequence ATGTCAGACAGAAATTCTACTATAAACAAAATATTAAAATTTATACTGAATAATGCCATATTTGCAGCACTTTTGCTTATACTTATTGGTATTATTATTAAAGAGCCATCTTTCTTTAGACTTAGCAACTTTGTAAACATTTTTGCTCAGGCTTCTACTCGTATGATTATTGCTGTTGGTATTGGTACTTTGCTAGTAACTCAAGGTAACGACCTTGGTGCTGGTAGGGCTGTTGGTCTTGCTGCGGTTGTTAGTGCTTCTTTACTACAATCTATGAGCAATCCTACTAGAATGTATCCTGATTTGCCTTTACTTCCTGTTATAGTACCTATATTATTGGTAATGGTTATACTTATGATATTTGGTTTTATAAATGGTTTTATTATTTCTAAACTTTATGTAACTCCATTTATTGCTACTTTGGGTATGCAGCTAATACTTTACGGTGTTACTAGTACTTATTTTGACAGACCTCCTTATGGTGCTCAGCCTATTGGCGGACTTGACCCTAGATTTACTAATTTAGCTCAAGGCGGTATAAAAATAGGCGGACTTACAATATCATACTTAATAATATTTGCTGTAATTATTACTTTAATTATGTGGGTAATTTGGAACAAAACTAAATTAGGTAAAAACATATTTGCGGTTGGAGGCAACCCTGAAGCTGCTGCTGTAAGCGGTGTAAACATTCCTCTTACTCTTATGATAGTTTATACTATGGCTGGTGCTTTATATGGTATAGCTGGTTCATTAGAGGTTGCTAGGGTTGGTTCTGCTACAAACAACTTAGGTAATGGATACGAACTTGATGCTATTGCTGCCTGCGTTGTTGGAGGAGTTTCATTCTCTGGAGGTATTGGTTCTATTTTGGGTATTGTTTCTGGGGTTTTGATATTCCAAGTTATTAACTACGGTATGACTTTCGTTGGTATTTCACCTTATATGCAATACATTATTAAAGGTGCTATCATCATTGCTGCTGTTGCTGTTGATACTCAAAAATATTTGAAAAAGGTTTGA
- a CDS encoding ATP:guanido phosphotransferase domain-containing protein: protein MSADNIAKWIYKKGLEDNIILYSKVSIYRNIDNIRFYNHIDKDDIEKIDNILTKEIEELKKLDIHLEKIKLIELPSIEIKLLKENLTIPNKRNLLNASIYIDEDEETSILINSNEHCEIQTIARGLELEECFNRAYKIESMLDKKIDFAFNKKFGYLTSSPEKIGIAMNVTVSMAIPALIWKTPDNIEYFINRASKKGFDISIRAGRTMPVLNITNRTMMGISERDVLNNMLEIVNYILDKEKKMRLKIKNIDRLNIEDKVYRSKSLLSNARVMNYMEFIKHNLWLRVGLDCNIIDDIDLDTLSYMIFIAKNNHLKSMFNNKKSIKKYLK, encoded by the coding sequence ATGTCCGCAGATAATATTGCTAAATGGATATATAAAAAAGGCTTAGAAGATAATATTATATTATATTCTAAAGTATCCATATATAGAAATATAGACAATATTAGATTCTACAATCATATAGATAAAGATGATATAGAAAAAATTGACAATATTCTCACAAAAGAAATAGAAGAACTGAAAAAATTAGATATTCATCTTGAAAAAATAAAATTAATAGAGCTTCCATCAATAGAAATTAAGCTTTTAAAAGAAAATCTTACAATACCAAATAAAAGAAATTTATTAAACGCTTCTATATATATTGATGAAGATGAAGAGACATCTATCTTAATAAACTCTAATGAACATTGCGAAATACAAACTATAGCTAGAGGCTTAGAATTAGAAGAATGTTTTAACAGAGCTTATAAAATAGAGAGCATGTTGGATAAAAAAATAGACTTCGCTTTTAATAAGAAATTCGGATATCTAACTAGTTCTCCAGAAAAAATAGGTATTGCAATGAATGTAACAGTATCTATGGCAATACCAGCTTTAATATGGAAAACACCAGACAATATAGAATATTTTATTAATAGAGCATCAAAAAAAGGCTTTGATATATCAATTAGAGCAGGAAGAACAATGCCTGTACTCAATATAACAAATAGAACCATGATGGGTATTTCAGAGAGAGATGTTTTAAATAATATGCTTGAAATCGTAAATTATATTCTAGACAAAGAGAAAAAAATGCGATTAAAAATAAAAAATATAGATAGGCTCAATATAGAAGATAAAGTTTATAGAAGCAAGTCTTTATTGTCAAATGCGAGGGTTATGAATTATATGGAGTTTATAAAGCATAATTTATGGCTTAGAGTTGGACTTGATTGTAATATTATTGATGATATAGATTTAGATACTTTATCTTATATGATATTTATTGCTAAGAATAATCATTTAAAATCAATGTTTAATAACAAAAAAAGTATAAAAAAGTATCTGAAATGA
- the rplS gene encoding 50S ribosomal protein L19 produces the protein MEQQIRLVEAKHKKEAILPFEIGDTVKVWVKIIEGDRERLQAFEGVVISMRGKGINKSFIVRKISYGVGVERIFLVNSPRIDHIDIIRKAKVRRAKLYYLRDKVGKKARLVERLGVKIPKHSDLIKSEEPAKEESAEETTTTENN, from the coding sequence ATGGAGCAACAGATTAGATTAGTAGAAGCAAAACATAAAAAAGAAGCTATTTTGCCTTTTGAAATAGGTGATACAGTAAAAGTATGGGTAAAAATTATAGAAGGTGATAGAGAAAGATTACAGGCATTTGAAGGTGTTGTTATTTCAATGCGCGGTAAAGGTATCAATAAAAGTTTTATAGTTAGAAAAATATCTTATGGTGTAGGTGTTGAGAGAATATTCTTAGTAAACTCTCCTAGAATTGACCATATTGATATTATAAGAAAAGCTAAAGTAAGAAGAGCTAAACTTTATTATTTAAGAGATAAAGTAGGTAAAAAAGCTCGCTTGGTAGAAAGACTTGGCGTAAAAATACCTAAACATTCTGATTTAATAAAATCTGAAGAACCTGCTAAAGAAGAATCAGCAGAAGAAACAACAACAACAGAAAATAATTAA
- the lspA gene encoding signal peptidase II produces the protein MSKILLQIKDKKIYFLISILIFIADTVSKYFIDKYLQPIVYKNIIGDILIFIYTRNYGVSFGFLNNVPEVIQHIIPEFLKVVVFLAMIVVFYIITIIDKKKQRISIVGFSMVLGGAMGNLLDRIMRGFVTDFINMGFNLKIRFPWNYNIADAAITIGIVVIAIGVFFFKEDFDSTFKKAKKENK, from the coding sequence ATGAGTAAGATTTTATTGCAGATAAAAGACAAAAAGATATATTTTTTAATATCTATATTAATATTTATAGCAGATACTGTTTCAAAATATTTTATTGATAAGTATTTACAGCCTATTGTTTATAAAAATATTATTGGAGATATACTAATATTTATATATACAAGAAATTATGGAGTTTCTTTTGGCTTTCTCAATAATGTACCAGAGGTTATACAGCATATTATACCTGAGTTTTTAAAGGTTGTTGTTTTTTTAGCGATGATTGTTGTATTTTATATAATAACTATCATAGATAAGAAAAAACAGAGAATATCTATTGTTGGTTTTAGTATGGTGTTAGGCGGAGCTATGGGCAATTTATTAGATAGGATTATGAGAGGCTTTGTAACAGATTTTATTAATATGGGTTTTAATTTAAAAATTAGATTTCCTTGGAATTATAATATTGCCGATGCTGCCATTACTATAGGTATTGTAGTTATAGCGATTGGAGTATTTTTCTTTAAAGAAGATTTTGATAGTACTTTTAAAAAAGCAAAAAAAGAAAATAAATAA
- a CDS encoding RluA family pseudouridine synthase, with protein sequence MYKFSIEEKDLNKRLDIFVSEKLNISRSQVKNYLSSILVNGNIKKLSYSLKLNDIVEINIKTDDNEEEEDILAENIDLDILYEDEYLLVVNKPCNMSVHCSPSERHGTLVNALLYHIKDFNFVGDKSRAGIIHRLDKDTSGIMIVGKNADIVSAIQEQFKNRTIKKIYHAIVIGVLRENFYEINLPIGRHSVYRKKMTVREDGKKALSYIKVLNRFKKHTLIEVNIKTGRTHQIRVHCSYKGFPVAGDKIYSKSYSNYSNLMLIAKQIEFTHPISGEIMKFEVDYTDYFRDFLISDEI encoded by the coding sequence ATGTATAAATTTTCAATAGAAGAAAAAGATTTAAATAAAAGACTTGATATATTTGTAAGCGAGAAATTAAATATAAGCAGGTCTCAGGTAAAAAATTATTTATCTTCCATACTAGTTAATGGTAATATAAAAAAACTTTCATATTCTCTAAAACTTAATGATATTGTAGAGATAAACATTAAAACAGATGATAATGAAGAAGAAGAGGATATATTAGCAGAGAATATTGATTTAGATATTTTGTATGAAGATGAATATTTATTGGTTGTAAATAAGCCTTGCAATATGAGTGTTCATTGTTCTCCTTCTGAAAGGCATGGCACTTTAGTTAATGCTTTGCTTTATCATATAAAAGATTTTAATTTTGTTGGTGATAAGAGTAGGGCAGGCATTATACATAGATTAGATAAAGATACTTCTGGTATAATGATTGTAGGAAAGAATGCTGATATAGTTTCTGCTATTCAAGAGCAATTTAAAAATAGAACAATAAAAAAGATTTATCATGCTATAGTTATAGGTGTATTGAGAGAGAATTTTTATGAGATTAATTTGCCGATAGGAAGGCATAGCGTATATAGAAAAAAAATGACAGTTCGTGAAGACGGCAAGAAGGCGTTGAGTTATATAAAAGTATTAAACAGATTTAAAAAGCATACTTTAATAGAGGTTAATATTAAAACAGGACGTACTCATCAAATAAGGGTTCATTGTTCATATAAAGGATTTCCTGTAGCGGGCGATAAGATATATTCTAAGAGTTATTCAAATTATAGTAATTTAATGCTTATAGCAAAGCAAATAGAGTTTACTCACCCTATTAGCGGCGAGATTATGAAATTTGAAGTTGATTATACAGATTATTTTAGAGATTTTTTGATTTCAGATGAAATTTAA
- the miaB gene encoding tRNA (N6-isopentenyl adenosine(37)-C2)-methylthiotransferase MiaB: MKNFYLENYGCQMNKADSNSLINSLMQEGFIQTENHENADNIIINTCSVRAHAEERVFSRVKLFNANRKKNKKDTKIIIMGCMAQTSKEHLESLGVDKIFDVYNEVNIIDYLKDEEVFVRKFNDNYIFNKSYVDEDKPHKAFIPITHGCNNWCTYCIVPHTRGKMISRKSEEILDEVKRLIDEGAKEITLLGQNVNSYGLDIDNEINFTELLYKIDKVIDEKAKDKVWIRFLTSHPKDFDKELADAIWSLNSLCKHIHLPFQSGSDRILSLMNRKYTKEEYIKKVSFLREHADDFPISTDIIVGYADETEEEYQETLDLLESIGFEEAYLYKYSEREGSIAYKKKVQYDKVAGARRLTQIVNFQRELAQKLLSKQVGKKAYIMIDDIAKDNMHYLCRSKENRIVLIKKEKELNMGDIYYCEITEIKNHTLIGNLIN; encoded by the coding sequence ATGAAAAATTTTTACTTAGAAAATTACGGCTGCCAAATGAATAAAGCAGATTCAAATAGTTTAATAAACTCATTAATGCAAGAAGGCTTTATACAAACAGAAAATCATGAAAATGCTGATAATATTATAATAAATACATGCAGTGTAAGAGCACATGCTGAAGAGAGAGTTTTTTCAAGGGTAAAGCTATTTAATGCAAACAGGAAAAAAAACAAAAAAGATACAAAAATAATCATTATGGGCTGTATGGCTCAAACTTCTAAAGAACATCTTGAGAGTTTAGGTGTTGATAAAATATTTGATGTATACAATGAAGTTAATATAATAGACTATTTGAAAGATGAAGAGGTTTTTGTAAGAAAGTTTAATGATAATTATATATTTAATAAGTCTTATGTTGATGAAGACAAACCGCACAAAGCATTCATACCAATTACGCATGGATGCAACAACTGGTGCACATATTGTATAGTACCTCACACCAGAGGAAAGATGATTAGCAGAAAATCTGAAGAGATATTAGATGAAGTAAAAAGGCTTATTGATGAAGGAGCTAAAGAAATTACGCTTCTTGGGCAGAATGTTAACTCTTATGGGCTTGATATTGATAATGAAATAAACTTTACAGAGTTATTATACAAGATAGACAAAGTAATAGATGAAAAAGCAAAAGATAAAGTGTGGATAAGATTTTTAACTTCACACCCTAAAGATTTTGATAAAGAACTTGCTGATGCTATATGGAGTTTAAATAGCTTATGCAAGCATATACATCTTCCTTTTCAAAGCGGTTCGGATAGAATATTATCTTTAATGAATAGAAAATATACAAAAGAAGAATATATTAAAAAAGTATCATTTTTAAGAGAGCATGCCGATGATTTTCCTATTTCTACGGATATAATAGTTGGTTATGCTGATGAAACTGAAGAGGAATATCAAGAAACATTAGATTTACTTGAAAGCATTGGTTTTGAAGAGGCTTATTTATATAAATATTCTGAGAGAGAAGGCTCTATTGCATACAAAAAGAAAGTGCAATATGATAAAGTTGCGGGGGCAAGAAGACTCACTCAAATAGTTAACTTCCAAAGAGAATTGGCACAAAAATTACTCTCTAAACAAGTTGGCAAAAAAGCTTATATTATGATAGATGATATTGCTAAGGATAATATGCATTATTTATGCAGAAGCAAAGAAAACAGAATAGTTTTAATAAAAAAAGAAAAAGAACTTAATATGGGTGATATATATTACTGTGAGATAACAGAAATAAAAAATCATACTTTGATTGGAAATTTAATAAATTAA
- the msrB gene encoding peptide-methionine (R)-S-oxide reductase MsrB, translating to MYKYIILLLTISIISISCNGKEINNIIVQTNKADISNNNNRDDIKVSTSKLTSKEYEVLINKGTEFPFTGDLLDVKSDGVYTCKLCGNLLFKSDAKFNSGTGWPSFDDAVAENIKLVKDGCRVEVSCAKCGGHLGHVFYNEGFTDKQTRYCINSVSLNFVNKAEFEETNDSTNK from the coding sequence TTGTATAAATACATAATATTACTTTTAACAATATCTATTATATCTATATCTTGCAACGGCAAAGAGATAAACAATATAATAGTACAAACAAATAAAGCTGATATATCAAATAATAATAATAGAGATGATATAAAAGTATCCACATCAAAATTAACCTCAAAAGAATATGAAGTGTTAATAAACAAAGGTACAGAGTTTCCATTTACAGGAGACCTTTTAGATGTAAAATCTGATGGTGTATATACTTGTAAACTATGCGGTAACTTACTATTTAAATCTGATGCTAAATTTAATTCAGGTACAGGTTGGCCTAGTTTTGATGATGCGGTTGCAGAAAACATAAAATTAGTAAAAGATGGGTGCCGAGTAGAAGTATCATGTGCAAAATGCGGAGGTCATTTAGGACATGTGTTTTACAATGAAGGCTTTACAGATAAACAAACTAGATATTGTATTAATTCTGTATCTTTAAATTTTGTTAATAAGGCAGAATTTGAAGAAACTAATGATAGTACAAACAAATAA
- the mglA gene encoding galactose/methyl galactoside ABC transporter ATP-binding protein MglA produces the protein MEERKVILEMKGISKYFPGVQALDKAELVVREGNVVALMGENGAGKSTLMKCLFGIYHKDEGTILLDGNEVNFTSPKQALNNGVAMVHQELNQVRQRNIQDNIWLGKYPTKLGFVDEKKMYNDTKAIFDDLEIPLDPRTKVSTLSVSEMQMVEIAKAVSYNSKILVLDEPTSSLTEKEVAKLFKIIRKLQSRGVGMIYISHKMEEILQISDEVTIMRDGKFVSTTPAKELTTDLIIKQMVGRDLTNRFPPKTNTPGEGILEIQNFTAFYQPSLTDINFSVRKGEIFGIAGLVGAKRTEVLESIFGMRTLSSGKIIKNDKDIKNNTTRKAIKHGFALVTEERRQTGIFGMLSINFNSIIANIDNYKGNFGFLNNKKMREDTKWVIDSMQVKTPSEKTAIQSLSGGNQQKVILGRWLLSAPDILMLDEPTRGIDVGAKYDIYKLIIDLATEGKTIIMVSSEMPELLGITDRIMVMSNGRVAGIVDTASTNQEEIMALSAKYL, from the coding sequence ATGGAAGAGAGAAAAGTAATTCTTGAGATGAAGGGCATATCAAAATATTTCCCTGGTGTTCAAGCTTTAGATAAGGCTGAACTTGTTGTGAGAGAGGGAAATGTTGTTGCTCTTATGGGAGAGAATGGTGCTGGAAAATCCACTCTTATGAAATGTTTATTTGGTATTTACCATAAAGATGAAGGAACAATATTATTAGATGGTAATGAAGTGAATTTTACTTCTCCTAAACAAGCTTTGAATAATGGTGTAGCAATGGTTCACCAGGAGCTTAATCAGGTTAGGCAAAGAAATATACAAGATAATATTTGGCTTGGTAAATATCCTACTAAATTAGGGTTTGTAGATGAGAAAAAAATGTATAATGATACTAAGGCTATTTTTGATGATTTAGAAATACCTTTAGACCCTAGAACTAAAGTATCCACACTATCAGTATCTGAAATGCAAATGGTTGAAATAGCAAAAGCAGTATCATACAATTCTAAAATACTTGTTTTAGATGAGCCTACTAGTTCGCTTACAGAAAAAGAAGTTGCTAAATTGTTTAAAATAATAAGAAAGCTTCAAAGCCGCGGCGTTGGTATGATATATATTTCACACAAAATGGAAGAGATATTACAGATATCTGATGAAGTTACTATAATGCGTGATGGTAAGTTTGTTTCAACTACTCCTGCTAAAGAATTAACAACTGACCTTATTATTAAACAGATGGTAGGTCGTGATTTAACTAATAGATTCCCTCCTAAAACTAATACTCCTGGTGAAGGAATTTTGGAGATTCAAAATTTTACAGCATTTTATCAGCCTTCTCTTACTGATATTAATTTTAGTGTGAGAAAAGGTGAGATTTTTGGTATAGCCGGTCTTGTTGGTGCAAAAAGAACTGAGGTGCTTGAAAGTATATTTGGTATGCGTACTTTATCAAGCGGTAAGATTATTAAAAATGATAAAGATATAAAAAATAATACAACAAGAAAAGCTATTAAGCATGGATTTGCTTTGGTAACAGAGGAAAGAAGACAGACTGGTATATTTGGTATGCTTTCTATTAATTTTAATTCTATAATAGCTAATATAGATAATTATAAAGGTAATTTTGGATTTTTAAATAATAAGAAGATGAGAGAGGATACTAAATGGGTAATAGACAGTATGCAGGTAAAGACTCCTTCAGAGAAAACTGCTATACAATCATTATCTGGAGGTAATCAGCAGAAGGTAATATTAGGCAGATGGCTTTTGAGTGCTCCTGATATTCTTATGCTTGATGAGCCTACTAGAGGTATTGATGTAGGGGCAAAATATGATATATATAAACTTATAATAGATTTAGCTACGGAAGGTAAGACTATTATTATGGTTAGCTCTGAAATGCCTGAATTACTTGGTATAACCGATAGGATAATGGTTATGAGTAATGGAAGGGTTGCGGGCATAGTTGATACAGCTAGTACTAATCAAGAAGAAATAATGGCATTATCTGCCAAATATTTATAA
- the coaD gene encoding pantetheine-phosphate adenylyltransferase, with protein sequence MKNGKVIFPGTFDPFTLGHLDVLYRLADIFEEVYISVAVNLEKSPTFTIEERKAMIEKVIGNNDTIKIVSISGLVTEYMKQNDIRVLARGIRDSEDLYYELKMSRMNKLLYPEMDTIFLHTSEHYAYISSSLIKEILKFNGPIDGLVPEVLIDDIKSKFIKK encoded by the coding sequence ATGAAAAATGGAAAAGTAATATTTCCGGGTACTTTTGACCCTTTTACTTTGGGACACCTTGATGTTCTCTATAGACTTGCTGATATATTTGAAGAAGTATATATATCTGTGGCTGTAAACTTAGAAAAATCTCCAACTTTCACTATAGAAGAAAGAAAGGCGATGATTGAAAAAGTTATTGGAAATAATGATACAATAAAAATAGTGTCTATATCTGGGCTTGTTACAGAATATATGAAGCAAAATGATATAAGAGTATTGGCTAGAGGAATAAGAGACAGCGAAGATTTATATTATGAACTTAAAATGTCAAGAATGAATAAATTATTATACCCAGAGATGGATACTATATTCTTACATACATCTGAGCATTATGCTTATATAAGTTCGTCTCTCATTAAAGAGATACTTAAATTTAATGGACCTATAGATGGTTTAGTTCCAGAAGTTTTAATAGATGATATTAAATCCAAATTCATAAAAAAATAA